From a single Mycolicibacterium moriokaense genomic region:
- a CDS encoding L,D-transpeptidase, with protein MWQVRSVAGPRRNRRWLTAVLLVPAVVLGLSACSTKSAPPAPQVIADKGTPFGDLLLPKLAATVKDGDVGVSTAVPVTVSAEDGVLGAVSMVNEDGTPVEGKLSRDGLQWSTAEPLGYNKRYTLTAEALGLGGATSRQMTFETHSPENLTMAYVIPSEGEVVGVGQPVAVQFDENIPNRVAAQQAIKITTNPPVEGAFYWLNNREVRWRPAHYWKPGTKVEVTVKTYGVDLGDGLFGQEDITTHFTIGDEVISRIDDNTKTMTVTRNGEVIKTMPVSMGKNSTPTNNGTYIVGDRRSHMIMDSSTYGVPSNSPNGYRTEVDWATQISYSGIYVHAAPWSVGSQGYSNVSHGCVNVSTSNGQWFYENSKRGDVVEIVNTVGSTLPGTEGLGDWNIPWEQWKAGNANL; from the coding sequence ATGTGGCAGGTCAGGTCCGTGGCCGGTCCCCGTCGCAATCGTCGATGGCTGACAGCCGTCCTGCTTGTTCCTGCGGTCGTGCTCGGCCTGTCGGCATGCAGTACTAAGTCCGCGCCGCCGGCGCCGCAGGTCATCGCCGACAAGGGCACACCATTTGGCGACCTGCTGCTTCCCAAGCTGGCGGCGACCGTGAAGGACGGGGACGTCGGCGTGAGCACCGCGGTGCCCGTGACCGTCAGCGCCGAGGACGGCGTGCTGGGCGCGGTCAGCATGGTTAACGAGGACGGCACCCCCGTCGAGGGCAAGCTCAGCCGAGATGGGCTGCAGTGGTCCACCGCCGAGCCTCTCGGGTACAACAAGCGCTACACGCTGACCGCGGAGGCGCTGGGCCTCGGCGGCGCCACATCGCGGCAGATGACGTTCGAGACGCACTCGCCGGAGAACCTGACGATGGCGTACGTGATCCCCAGCGAGGGCGAGGTGGTCGGCGTCGGTCAACCGGTCGCCGTCCAGTTCGACGAGAACATTCCGAACCGGGTGGCCGCCCAGCAGGCCATCAAAATCACGACAAATCCTCCCGTCGAGGGCGCGTTCTACTGGCTCAACAATCGCGAAGTGCGTTGGCGCCCAGCGCATTACTGGAAGCCGGGCACGAAGGTCGAGGTGACCGTCAAGACCTACGGCGTCGATCTGGGCGACGGATTGTTCGGCCAGGAGGACATCACCACGCACTTCACCATCGGCGACGAGGTGATCAGTCGCATCGACGACAACACCAAGACGATGACGGTGACGCGCAACGGCGAAGTGATCAAGACCATGCCGGTGTCGATGGGCAAGAACAGCACGCCGACCAACAACGGCACCTACATCGTCGGTGACCGTCGTTCGCACATGATCATGGACTCGTCGACCTATGGCGTGCCGAGCAACTCGCCGAACGGCTACCGCACCGAGGTGGATTGGGCCACCCAGATCTCCTACAGCGGGATCTATGTGCACGCGGCGCCGTGGTCGGTGGGCAGCCAGGGCTACAGCAACGTCAGTCACGGGTGCGTCAACGTGAGCACCAGTAATGGGCAGTGGTTCTACGAGAACTCCAAGCGGGGAGACGTCGTGGAGATCGTCAACACCGTGGGTTCGACGCTGCCCGGCACCGAGGGCCTGGGCGACTGGAACATCCCGTGGGAGCAATGGAAGGCCGGTAACGCCAACCTCTGA
- a CDS encoding TetR/AcrR family transcriptional regulator has translation MAPKSTGHSSARERRRQDTRNEIVEAGLKVFERRGYQQATIDEIVRLARVSRATFYLHFADKADVAVAIGTAGLPDLIASLERLAATDRPTAEEIRDWVSGFERMWRKYDASWTVAFAASASSDNFADVDRSLWARMLEALAPLWTTHDEPERKAKRARLMVLLLQLTMTMLQITQKRLPIAKNALLEALAQMWQEELSRGS, from the coding sequence ATGGCGCCCAAGTCGACTGGCCATAGCTCGGCGCGCGAGCGTCGTCGTCAAGACACCCGCAACGAGATAGTCGAGGCCGGCCTGAAGGTGTTCGAGCGCCGCGGATACCAGCAGGCCACGATTGACGAGATCGTCCGGCTAGCTCGCGTCAGCCGCGCGACGTTCTACCTGCACTTTGCCGACAAGGCCGATGTCGCAGTCGCGATCGGAACCGCCGGACTGCCAGACCTCATCGCGTCCCTGGAACGGCTGGCGGCCACGGACCGCCCAACCGCCGAGGAGATTCGCGACTGGGTCAGCGGTTTCGAGCGGATGTGGCGCAAGTACGACGCGTCGTGGACCGTCGCATTCGCGGCAAGCGCGTCCAGCGACAATTTCGCGGACGTCGACCGCTCACTGTGGGCACGCATGCTCGAAGCGCTCGCCCCGTTGTGGACCACCCACGACGAACCGGAACGGAAAGCCAAGCGGGCCCGATTGATGGTCCTGCTTCTTCAACTGACGATGACCATGCTGCAGATCACGCAGAAACGCCTTCCTATCGCCAAGAACGCGCTACTGGAGGCACTGGCGCAAATGTGGCAGGAGGAACTCTCCCGTGGCTCATGA
- a CDS encoding epoxide hydrolase family protein: protein MKIEVADEHLEDLRRRLDCIRLPDQMLPGTGWSRGADLSYVKSFLAYWHREYDWRAWEQRLNNIPQYIAEVDGTVIHFLHLRSHAEHSIPLLLLHGWPGSILEFIDLIEPLTAPESGYPTPAFDLVIPSLPGYGFSSAPTEPGWDVVRVAAAFDGLMTDTLDYRQYGVHGGDWGGIIATVLGCRHAANTLGIHVNFPMALPPPGAVGEAVSRYHSAVTAFGSSEQAYGAVHMTKPMSLAIGQTDSPAALAGWILEKFQGWHDPARSIDDAFGRDWLASNLMMYWLPRSVAGSLNLYFETGQTEPEILFRHRVETPTGIAIFPHEFPTVTAVTDDWYRQRYNVQRLTRFDSGGHFAAREEPDALIADIRAFFGGLRR from the coding sequence GTGAAAATTGAGGTCGCCGACGAACACCTCGAGGATCTGCGCCGCCGGCTGGACTGCATTCGCCTGCCGGATCAAATGCTGCCGGGCACCGGGTGGTCCCGGGGCGCCGATCTCAGCTACGTCAAGAGTTTCCTCGCATATTGGCACCGAGAATACGATTGGCGCGCCTGGGAACAACGACTCAACAACATTCCGCAGTACATCGCCGAGGTCGATGGGACGGTCATCCATTTCCTACACCTCCGCAGCCACGCCGAACACTCGATTCCGCTGTTGTTGCTGCACGGCTGGCCAGGTTCGATCCTCGAGTTCATCGACTTGATCGAGCCGTTGACCGCGCCGGAATCGGGCTACCCGACACCGGCATTCGATCTCGTGATTCCATCGCTACCTGGTTACGGATTCAGTTCCGCGCCAACGGAGCCCGGGTGGGATGTGGTACGCGTCGCCGCCGCCTTCGACGGGCTGATGACCGATACCCTCGACTATCGTCAGTACGGGGTACACGGGGGCGACTGGGGCGGGATTATCGCAACAGTGCTGGGATGTCGACACGCCGCGAACACACTGGGAATCCACGTCAATTTCCCGATGGCCCTCCCCCCACCCGGGGCTGTCGGCGAGGCTGTTTCGCGCTACCACTCGGCCGTAACCGCGTTCGGGTCGAGTGAACAGGCGTACGGCGCAGTGCACATGACCAAGCCGATGTCGCTGGCGATCGGTCAGACAGATTCTCCGGCGGCCTTGGCCGGCTGGATCCTGGAGAAGTTTCAAGGTTGGCACGACCCGGCTCGGTCGATCGACGACGCGTTCGGGCGCGACTGGCTGGCGTCCAACTTGATGATGTACTGGCTGCCGCGCAGCGTGGCGGGTTCACTCAACCTCTACTTCGAGACCGGCCAAACCGAGCCCGAGATCCTGTTTCGGCACCGCGTCGAGACACCGACCGGGATCGCGATCTTCCCCCACGAGTTTCCGACAGTCACCGCGGTCACCGATGACTGGTATCGGCAGCGCTACAACGTCCAGCGCCTGACGCGATTCGACTCGGGCGGACATTTTGCAGCGCGCGAAGAACCCGACGCCCTGATCGCCGACATCCGGGCGTTCTTCGGGGGGCTGCGCCGCTGA